A single genomic interval of Spinacia oleracea cultivar Varoflay chromosome 6, BTI_SOV_V1, whole genome shotgun sequence harbors:
- the LOC130463307 gene encoding uncharacterized protein, protein MQILDQVTLSQSYPDSIIWPLQKTGRFSVKSVCLELAKTDSRRPIDLIAGVWRGLVPHRIKNFVWLALTRKVNSKEKLAKLGFIPTSDSICVLCNLSVECSDHLFLSCRIAWSLWCWWLNLWEISWAPPSSLRASFDQWLWLRYGAFFKKVWAASFFVIVWTIWKERNTRVFENKTSYVPQLQNLVLLRLSWLIKGWNDQFPYNAEEVLQIPAPSTGLPTSL, encoded by the coding sequence ATGCAGATTCTTGACCAAGTGACACTCTCCCAATCTTATCCTGACTCCATTATCTGGCCACTTCAAAAAACTGGCCGATTCTCTGTAAAATCTGTCTGCTTGGAACTGGCGAAGACCGACTCTCGCCGGCCAATTGATCTGATTGCAGGGGTCTGGAGAGGCCTAGTCCCGCATCGCATCAAAAATTTTGTATGGTTGGCTCTTACGCGTAAAGTAAACTCCAAAGAAAAGCTGGCTAAACTTGGTTTCATTCCCACCTCAGATTCAATTTGCGTCCTGTGCAACCTCTCGGTGGAGTGCAGCGACCACCTCTTCCTCTCCTGTCGTATAGCTTGGTCACTATGGTGTTGGTGGTTAAACTTATGGGAGATCTCCTGGGCACCTCCCTCTTCCCTTAGAGCTTCCTTTGATCAATGGTTGTGGCTTAGGTATGGTGCTTTCTTTAAAAAGGTATGGGCAGCCAGTTTCTTTGTCATAGTATGGACAATATGGAAAGAAAGGAACACGCGAGTCTTTGAGAACAAAACCTCTTATGTGCCCCAGTTACAGAACCTTGTACTACTACGTCTTAGTTGGTTGATAAAAGGGTGGAATGATCAATTCCCTTACAATGCCGAGGAGGTGCTACAAATCCCTGCTCCGTCAACTGGACTCCCAACCTCTCTTTAA